The Drechmeria coniospora strain ARSEF 6962 chromosome 02, whole genome shotgun sequence genome has a segment encoding these proteins:
- a CDS encoding dihydrolipoamide succinyltransferase → MFAGRIAAVARRESLRPTLPFLVRRPLAVLPVPRGTTRGYAFKIEKVPQMAESISEGTLKQFNKKVGEFVEQDEEIATIETDKIDVAVNASEAGTIKEYYASEEDTVTVGQDLVRIELGGSPNVGEKKDVSSNESKFEPARIESTAELDKSQSVAPQKSELPRTPEPEQPMKVMSMALPDVQNNSSSLPASPPPMREERRIKMNRMRLRIAERLKQSQNTAASLTTFNEVDMSNMMEFRKLYKDDILKKTGIKLGFMSAFARATVLAIRDIPAVNASIEGPNGGDTVVYRDYVDISVAVATEKGLVTPVVRNVESMDMLAIEKSIADMGKKACTLMPPVDP, encoded by the exons ATGTTTGCCGGAAGGATAGCTGCGGTTGCCCGCAGAGAATCGCTGAGACCAACGTTACCATTTCTAGTTCGTCGTCCCTTGGCCGTATTGCCAGTGCCGAGGGGAACCACTCGCGGCTATGCATTTAAGATCGAGAAGGTACCGCAGATGGCCGAGTCTATATCGGAGGGAACGCTCAAGCAGTTCAATAAAAAAGTCGGCGAGTTTGtggagcaggacgaggaaaTTGCCACAATCGAGACCGACAAG ATTGATGTCGCCGTGAACGCCTCGGAGGCTGGGACGATCAAGGAGTATTATGCCAGCGAGGAAGATACTGTGACTGTCGGTCAAGACCTGGTTCGAATCGAGCTTGGCGGAAGCCCGAATGTTGGCGAGAAGAAAGATGTCTCCTCGAACGAGTCGAAGTTTGAACCAGCGCGAATTGAATCGACCGCAGAGCTGGACAAGTCACAATCGGTCGCGCCACAGAAATCAGAACTCCCTCGAACGCCTGAACCCGAGCAGCCCATGAAGGTCATGAGCATGGCACTGCCAGATGTGCAGAACAATTCCAGCTCGCTACCAGCCTCGCCCCCCCCTATGCGCGAGGAACGCCGC ATAAAAATGAACCGAATGCGCCTCCGCATCGCGGAGCGTCTCAAACAGTCGCAGAACACGGCAGCATCCTTGACAACCTTCAATGAAGTTGATATGTCTAACATGATGGAATTTCGCAAGCTGTACAAGGATGATATTCTTAAGAAGACCGGTATTAAACTAGGCTTTATGAGCGCCTTTGCCAGGGCCACTGTCCTGGCCATACGAGATATTCCTGCCGTCAATGCATCCATTGAAGGGCCAAATGGAGGCGACACGGTTGTCTACCGCGACTACGTCGATATCAGCGTTGCTGTTGCCACGGAGAAGGGGCTCGTCACACCCGTCGTACGAAATGTAGAGTCAATGGATATGCTTGCCATTGAGAAATCAATTGCAGACATGGGTAAAAAGGCATGTACTCTCATGCCACCTGTTGACCCCTGA